The genomic DNA AGGACATTCTTGTGCTTTTTTTCCAAGAACCCTTTGAACTCGTCCTTCAGCCAGATGCCATAAGCGATGGGGATGATGGTTGAAGTGACGGTCAGCATGATGAACAGTTCCTGCTTATGATGAAGGTATAGCAGGCCTCCAAGGGCGGCGCCGATTGCCATGGATAGGTTGATGAGCCAGTAGTCGAGTGCATAGACCGCCTTCCGGTTTTCAGGAGTCGTTGAATCGATGATGATGGCATGCATGGCGGGCCTTCCGAGACTGCTCGTGATGATGAATAAGATGTAGGCTCCTGCGAATACGATGATCCACTTCTCTTCAGGGAAGAGGCTGACGGTCATAAGCAGGAAGCAGGCTGCATTCAGCCACGATGTCACGAGGAGCACACGTTTACGCGGGAAGCGGTCAGACACGTATCCACCGATCAGATTGACGATGAAGCCGATGATGACGGTGGAGATGAGAAACATCCCTGCCCATACTTTACTCATTTCTGTAGCGAAAAATAGAGCCATGAACGGCATGACGGCCGATGAAACGGCACGATTGAAAAACGAGGCAATCATCCGTACCTTAATATTATGTGGATATTCCTTCCAACCCATATTGTCCCCTCCTCTTCTTTCTTGTATAGTAAACAAGACAAGAAAAATTAAAAACGGACAGTTTTCTACCCACATGTCCCCTTTTAAGGAGGAAACCGATGAATCAGCTCTTATTGAAGCTATGGAGGGCCTGCCCCACGGGGGAAGTCCGCGTAGAAAAAGTAGCAGATATTCTCGAACTTAGCCGCAAGCAAACGACGAGGAAGATGAAAAAATGGGAAGAAGACGGTTTCCTGACGTTTTCTCCGGGTAAAGGACGTGGACATCTTTCAAAAATCGAGTGGAAAGTGAATGTGGAAGAGAGCTTTGAAAAGGAAGCCATGAATCGAATGGAGCATGAACCGATGGAAAGCTTATCGGCATACTTCGCGTACGACTGGTCACCGGATACAAGGCACCGCCTCATGGATCTATTCGCGGCAAGATTCGGGTATAGCCGGGAAGGGCGCGACAAGCTTATCATCCCAAGGAGGCATCTGTTCCGTTCCTTCCATCCCCTGGAGGCCGCCGATGCCCAAAGTGCGCATCTCGTCGCCAATCTCTATAACCGTCTCGTATCCATTACAGAAATGGGAGAATGCCTACCAGAGCTCGCACACAGTTGGGATAAGCTTCCGGATAGACTTCGTCTTTATCTGAGGAAGGACGTACGATTCCATGATGGATCGACTATGAAAGCAGAGGATGTCCAGCGCTGCCTCGAAAAAATGGGCAAGCATCCTATCTACCGGGAATTATGGATTCCTGTGGAAGATATCACGATTCCCGGACCTCTCATCATCGATATCCACCATCCCGCAGGATGCTCCTATGTGTTGCAGATGCTGAGCATGATGTGCGCAAGCATCTATAAGGAGACCGCAGAGGGACCTGTCGGGACTGGATGTTTTTATCTCGGTGAAGATACGTTGGATAAGACCGTTCTTCTTGCTTTCAGGGATCATTTCAGGGAACGGCCGCTCCTCGACTCTGTGGAATTCGTCAAGGTGGAGCCGGACTTCCCTGTCCACTACCAGTCTCAAACGGAGGATCCTGCATCCATTGAAGTCGAGAGTGATTCCGGCTTTGGCATCGTTGTCATGAACGCTTACAGGGATTCCCCCATCCACCACAAGGATGTCAGGACCTACCTTCATCACATATTGGCGAGGCATCGTGACCGGATCGTGGATTTCCATCCCAGGATTACGCCGATTCGAGGCGGCTGTCTGAAAGGACACGAAGTGAATCCTGATCTACCACAAGTTCCACGTCCTGATTTCAAATCTCCTCTGATCATCAGGGCAACAGGCTATACAACAGACTCCACCCGCTGGCTTCAGCAGGTATTCGATGAGGAAGGAGTACCCTATGAGGTTCGCTGGTTCACTTTTGACGAGGTGGTGACCAATCATCCACGGGCATTGGAGTCGGATCTTTTTATCCACGGTGAGATCTTCGAAGAAAATGAGGATCTTTCTTTCTATCATTTTCTTATCAATGGATACTCCCCACTCCATCCTGTTCTAAAGCCTCTTGAAGAATGGAAGGAGAGATTGGACTTATACCGCCAAACCCCTTTCACGGAATGGAGGGCCCTTCATGAAGAGAACGAGAGGAAGCTCATGGAAGATTCCCTCATGATCCCACTCTACCATGTGAAGCGGGCGATCCCTTTTTCGACGGATCTTATGAATATCCACATCCGGCATTTCGGGTATGTGGACTTCTCCAAGATGTGGGTATGCCCCGGTGCAGAGGCTTGATTGTTTCCAGAAACATAGCATTTTCCACCCCCAGGAAAACGTGATAGATTGGACATACACTATCTAAATAGGAGCGATGAAACGTGAGAGCACTACTTATCACCCTTCCCCTTGCCTCCCTCCTCTTCACCGGAGGCTGCGGCATCTTCAAAGAAGGGGAAGAACCGGCGGAACCGATTGTAGAGCAGGAGCTTCAGGAAGCCGAAGGGGTACTGTTCTATGAAAACCCGAAAGAGAAAAAAGCCCTCATCGTGGATGAATCATTTGATGAAAACGATTTGGACCTTCCATTAAAGGAACTGAAGAAAAAGTATGATCTATGGTATGTCACGATTAAAGAACCAGTGAAGCTTGAGGATCTCCCTTCTGGCTCACACGTGAAGATCCGCTATCAGGAGATGCTCGGGTCTGATCCGAAAGCGACCGTAGCCGAGGAAATCGAGGTCACGTCAGGCTCTTAATAGCGTATACAAAATAAAACCTTCATTCCTTTCTCAATTTTGGTATAATTTAACTAAAATTGAAAGGGGTGGAGGTTTTTTGCGTTTGTTCCAGATCCTAAAAAACTTCTTCATCTCCATTGCAGGAATCTGGCTGATCGGCGGACTTCCCGTCCTTCTCGCCGGCCTATCTGTCGGCTCGTTCCGGTGGAAAGAATATTGGACTACCATCCTTGATATCTTATCGGCTTTCACCCATCCTTCTCAGCTGAAATACACAATCATCGGCGGACAGAAGGAACGTGATCTCTTCCCCTATCTGTGGGAACCGATCCAGTACTCGCTTACGATCCTGTTTGTGGCCTTTGCACTCGCCATCCTGGTTGCCCTTTGTCTCACCAACATGACGATGCTCTGTAACGAGCGCATACGAATGCGGATCAAATTCACCTTCTACCTTCTCGAAACGCTTCCCGATCTGCTCATCATCCTGTGCGCACAATTCACCATGATCGCCTTCTACCATCAATTCGGAACCATTCCCATCGGGATAGCAGCGACCGATGAGAGCAAGGTATATCTGCTTCCCATCGTGATCCTCGCGATCCTTCCCACTATCCACCTGTTCCGCTTATGCATGCTGATCTTTGAACAGGAGGAACGGAAGGACTATGTGCTCTTGGCACGATCGATCGGTCACGGCCCCTTTTTCGTCCTGGCCGTCCATATTCTCCGCAATGCCATCATCTCGGTCTTCTTTCAATCAAAGAAAACGATGTGGTTCATGCTGTCGAATCTGTATGTTGTCGAGCTTCTTTTCAATATCCCGGGCATCACGCGTTTCCTGATGTCCACACTGGATCCTCGCCTATTCACCTTGGCCCTCTTCAGCATCTTCGTTCCCCTATTCATCTTCTACAATGCCGGGGAATATCTTCTGTCCCGCCATGCCAATAAGGGGGAAGCACTATGAACCGTTCATTATGGAAAGATCCCTTTTTCCTTACAGGTTTCCTCTATCTGGCCGTCCTGATTTTGGCGAGTTTTTCTTATTATCTAATTTGGGATAATGAAATCCGGAGTCTGTATTTTATCACTATGGAAGATGGGAGCATGGCAGGAGCCCCGCTCCCACCCATGTGGTCCTACCCGTTCGGGACCGACGCCCTCGGACTCGACATGCTGGGGAAAATCCTGATCGGGGCAAAGTACACCATCCTGGCTGCCATCGTTATTGCGGCTTTAAGGGTCGCGATTTCCCTGCCGATCGGGTTCATCATCGCCGTCTATTTCAAGCCATTTAAACGCTCTATCAACGGGGTGATCGACTCGTTTCATTACATCCCCTTGGCAATCCTTGCGTATTATTTCCTTCATCCGATTCTTTGGATGCCGTTTGAAGGGTTCTCCACTTCCCTTTATGAACGTTTGGCGATTGAGGTGCTCATTCTTACCCTCTTGATCGTCCCAATCCTTTCTTCGTTATTGGGGAATGAAATAGCGAAGATCCACCGGGAAGAATTCATCCTCAGCGCCACGGTGCTAGGGGCAGGAAAGTTCAGGATCATGGTGAAGCATATCCTGCCTCTGATGAAAGCCAAACTTGTTCTCATCTTCGGACAGCAGATTCAGCAAACCCTGATTCTGTTCATCCATCTTGGTTTGTTGACATTATTCCTGGGAGGCACGTTCGTAGACTATTCCATGGTGCCTGATCCACCATCTTCCGTCACCTTGGAATGGTCCGGGCTCATCGGGGATTCCTTCCGTTTCCTCTACACTGCACCGTGGATCCCCCTTACGCCCATCCTGTTCTTTGCGAGCGTCATCCTGGCCGTTTCCCTCATGATGGAGGGATATGTGCGCGCTACATCAGGGTATTCATATTACAAAAAGAGATTCAAGGACCGCTATGAATCTGCTAAACTCAAGGAAACCAGCCTACACAAAAGCGACTTTAAGCGCATGGATGTATAGAAAGGGGACCGATGATGGAAACCATTGAATTAAGGGAACTTCGGGAAACAGACTGGCAGGCGGTGCACCGGTACGCTTCCATGGAAATCGTCAGTCGGCATCAGCCTTGGGGACCGAACAGCGAGGAAGAGACCCGGCAGTATGTGGAT from Rossellomorea marisflavi includes the following:
- a CDS encoding DUF3221 domain-containing protein, giving the protein MRALLITLPLASLLFTGGCGIFKEGEEPAEPIVEQELQEAEGVLFYENPKEKKALIVDESFDENDLDLPLKELKKKYDLWYVTIKEPVKLEDLPSGSHVKIRYQEMLGSDPKATVAEEIEVTSGS
- a CDS encoding ABC transporter permease subunit, producing MFQILKNFFISIAGIWLIGGLPVLLAGLSVGSFRWKEYWTTILDILSAFTHPSQLKYTIIGGQKERDLFPYLWEPIQYSLTILFVAFALAILVALCLTNMTMLCNERIRMRIKFTFYLLETLPDLLIILCAQFTMIAFYHQFGTIPIGIAATDESKVYLLPIVILAILPTIHLFRLCMLIFEQEERKDYVLLARSIGHGPFFVLAVHILRNAIISVFFQSKKTMWFMLSNLYVVELLFNIPGITRFLMSTLDPRLFTLALFSIFVPLFIFYNAGEYLLSRHANKGEAL
- a CDS encoding ABC transporter permease produces the protein MNRSLWKDPFFLTGFLYLAVLILASFSYYLIWDNEIRSLYFITMEDGSMAGAPLPPMWSYPFGTDALGLDMLGKILIGAKYTILAAIVIAALRVAISLPIGFIIAVYFKPFKRSINGVIDSFHYIPLAILAYYFLHPILWMPFEGFSTSLYERLAIEVLILTLLIVPILSSLLGNEIAKIHREEFILSATVLGAGKFRIMVKHILPLMKAKLVLIFGQQIQQTLILFIHLGLLTLFLGGTFVDYSMVPDPPSSVTLEWSGLIGDSFRFLYTAPWIPLTPILFFASVILAVSLMMEGYVRATSGYSYYKKRFKDRYESAKLKETSLHKSDFKRMDV
- a CDS encoding ABC transporter substrate-binding protein; this translates as MNQLLLKLWRACPTGEVRVEKVADILELSRKQTTRKMKKWEEDGFLTFSPGKGRGHLSKIEWKVNVEESFEKEAMNRMEHEPMESLSAYFAYDWSPDTRHRLMDLFAARFGYSREGRDKLIIPRRHLFRSFHPLEAADAQSAHLVANLYNRLVSITEMGECLPELAHSWDKLPDRLRLYLRKDVRFHDGSTMKAEDVQRCLEKMGKHPIYRELWIPVEDITIPGPLIIDIHHPAGCSYVLQMLSMMCASIYKETAEGPVGTGCFYLGEDTLDKTVLLAFRDHFRERPLLDSVEFVKVEPDFPVHYQSQTEDPASIEVESDSGFGIVVMNAYRDSPIHHKDVRTYLHHILARHRDRIVDFHPRITPIRGGCLKGHEVNPDLPQVPRPDFKSPLIIRATGYTTDSTRWLQQVFDEEGVPYEVRWFTFDEVVTNHPRALESDLFIHGEIFEENEDLSFYHFLINGYSPLHPVLKPLEEWKERLDLYRQTPFTEWRALHEENERKLMEDSLMIPLYHVKRAIPFSTDLMNIHIRHFGYVDFSKMWVCPGAEA